One window from the genome of [Mycobacterium] stephanolepidis encodes:
- the ctaD gene encoding aa3-type cytochrome oxidase subunit I gives MATSSLELTASRPFPPRLGPKGSLIYRLVTTTDHKLIGIMYLVTCFAFFMVGGLMALLIRAELTTPGLAFLSNEQYNQLFTMHGTAMLLFYATPIVFGFANVVLPLQIGAPDVAFPRLNALSFWLFLFGALIAMAGFITPGGAADFGWTAYTPLSDAIHSPGAGADLWILGVAVGGLGTILGAVNMITTIVCMRAPGMVMFRMPIFTWNILVVSVLVLLVFPLLAAAAIGLAADRHLGAHIFDPANGGVLLWQHLFWFFGHPEVYVLALPFFGVVSEIFPVFSRKPIFGYTTLVFATLGIGALSIAVWAHHMYATGAVLLPFFSFMTFLIAVPTGIKFFNWIGTMWKGQLTFETPMLFSIGFLVTFLFGGLTGVLLAAPPIDFHVTDSYFVVAHFHYTLFGTIVFASFAGVYFWFPKMTGRLLDERLGKFHFWLTFIGFHATFLVQHWLGNEGMPRRYADYLPTDGFTGLNVVSTIGAFILGSSMLPFVWNVFKSYRYGEVVTVDDPWGFGNSLEWATSCPPPRHNFTELPRIRSERPAFELHYPHMSDRMRAEAHVGH, from the coding sequence GTGGCTACATCATCTCTCGAACTGACGGCAAGTCGCCCCTTTCCCCCTCGACTAGGGCCCAAAGGCTCTCTTATCTACAGACTTGTTACCACCACCGATCACAAGCTGATCGGAATCATGTACCTCGTCACGTGTTTCGCCTTCTTCATGGTGGGCGGTCTGATGGCGCTGCTGATCCGCGCCGAACTCACCACGCCGGGGCTGGCGTTCCTTTCCAATGAGCAGTACAACCAGCTCTTCACCATGCACGGCACCGCTATGCTGCTGTTCTACGCGACGCCCATCGTGTTCGGCTTCGCCAACGTGGTACTCCCATTGCAGATCGGCGCCCCCGACGTCGCCTTTCCTCGACTGAACGCATTGTCATTCTGGCTCTTCTTGTTCGGTGCCCTGATCGCCATGGCCGGCTTCATCACCCCCGGTGGCGCCGCCGACTTCGGCTGGACCGCCTACACCCCGCTCTCCGATGCCATCCACTCGCCGGGTGCCGGTGCCGACCTGTGGATCCTGGGCGTTGCCGTCGGTGGTCTGGGCACCATCCTGGGCGCGGTCAACATGATCACCACCATCGTGTGCATGCGCGCCCCCGGCATGGTGATGTTCCGGATGCCGATCTTCACCTGGAACATCCTGGTAGTCAGTGTGCTTGTGCTGCTGGTATTCCCACTGCTGGCGGCGGCCGCCATCGGGCTCGCGGCCGATCGACATCTGGGCGCGCACATCTTCGATCCCGCCAATGGCGGTGTCCTACTGTGGCAGCACCTGTTCTGGTTCTTCGGACACCCCGAGGTATATGTGTTGGCGCTGCCATTCTTCGGTGTGGTGTCGGAGATCTTCCCGGTCTTCAGCCGCAAGCCGATCTTCGGTTACACCACGCTGGTCTTTGCGACCCTGGGCATCGGGGCCTTGTCCATCGCGGTGTGGGCGCACCACATGTACGCCACCGGCGCAGTGCTGCTGCCGTTCTTCTCCTTCATGACGTTTCTGATCGCCGTCCCGACAGGTATCAAGTTCTTCAACTGGATCGGCACGATGTGGAAGGGGCAGCTGACCTTCGAAACCCCCATGCTGTTCTCGATCGGTTTCCTGGTCACCTTCCTCTTCGGTGGCCTGACAGGTGTGCTGCTAGCCGCTCCCCCCATCGATTTCCACGTCACCGACTCGTACTTCGTAGTGGCGCACTTCCACTACACGTTGTTCGGCACCATCGTGTTCGCCAGCTTCGCGGGCGTGTACTTCTGGTTCCCGAAGATGACGGGACGTCTGCTCGACGAGCGCCTGGGCAAGTTCCATTTCTGGCTGACGTTCATAGGCTTTCATGCCACGTTCCTGGTGCAGCACTGGTTGGGCAATGAGGGTATGCCGCGCCGGTATGCCGACTACCTGCCCACCGATGGCTTTACGGGGTTGAATGTCGTGTCGACGATCGGCGCGTTCATTCTCGGTTCGTCGATGCTTCCGTTCGTGTGGAACGTGTTCAAGAGCTACCGGTACGGCGAGGTTGTCACGGTCGACGATCCATGGGGTTTCGGCAACTCCCTGGAGTGGGCCACCAGCTGCCCGCCGCCGCGGCACAACTTCACCGAGCTACCCCGAATCCGTTCGGAACGCCCGGCATTCGAGCTGCACTACCCGCACATGTCCGATCGCATGCGCGCCGAGGCGCACGTCGGGCACTAG
- a CDS encoding NAD(P)-dependent oxidoreductase has translation MSTIAVVGLGAMGKAMAHNLLQAGHEVSVWNRSPGPVDELSAAGARPLGSPAQAFDSAVVFSVLADDHAVTETLLTPKILGAASGALHVNLATVSTQLADRATALHAEHGVGYVAAPVFGRVPVAQAGQLQVLSAGASDQIDRAQPFLDVIGARTWRLGDVPRQANVVKIIGNFLIAAAIQSLSEAVSMAERSGVDSELLIDLLTSTLFQGPAYSSYGKLIATSTYQPAGFTTTLGRKDVGLALDVAADTDLRLPFGEVLRTVLDEALANGQADLDWSSIADLQRARDV, from the coding sequence GTGAGCACAATTGCCGTCGTCGGACTGGGAGCCATGGGAAAGGCCATGGCACACAATCTTCTTCAGGCCGGACATGAGGTCTCTGTGTGGAACAGGTCTCCGGGCCCCGTCGACGAACTGTCGGCCGCGGGCGCTCGCCCACTCGGCTCCCCCGCACAGGCCTTCGACTCCGCAGTTGTGTTCTCTGTGCTGGCCGATGACCATGCCGTAACCGAAACCCTTTTGACACCAAAGATTCTCGGGGCAGCATCGGGAGCTTTGCATGTCAACCTCGCGACCGTCAGCACGCAGCTGGCCGACCGGGCCACGGCACTGCATGCCGAGCACGGCGTGGGGTACGTTGCCGCACCGGTTTTCGGCCGGGTCCCCGTGGCACAGGCCGGGCAACTGCAGGTGTTATCGGCGGGCGCCTCCGACCAAATCGACAGAGCGCAACCATTCCTCGACGTCATCGGGGCCCGCACCTGGCGATTAGGCGATGTGCCTCGACAGGCCAATGTCGTCAAGATCATCGGAAACTTTCTGATCGCGGCGGCCATCCAGTCGCTGAGCGAGGCCGTCAGCATGGCCGAACGATCCGGCGTGGACTCCGAACTGTTGATCGACTTGCTGACCAGCACCCTGTTCCAGGGTCCGGCATACAGCAGCTACGGCAAGCTCATCGCCACCTCCACCTACCAACCCGCAGGTTTCACAACCACTCTGGGACGCAAGGATGTCGGGCTGGCTCTCGACGTCGCGGCGGACACCGACCTGCGACTGCCGTTCGGCGAGGTACTGCGAACGGTTCTCGATGAGGCGCTGGCCAACGGGCAGGCCGACCTGGACTGGTCCTCGATCGCCGATCTACAGCGGGCGCGCGACGTGTAG
- a CDS encoding VOC family protein, with amino-acid sequence MSVNHVGITVPDIAAGIDWYRKVFGFECIMGPHTLEPGPAGELPPGLDSRFGQARMAGLQTRNGVGIELFEFIDPVTDPPSDVAVEYTRRGTWHLCLTVPDVDKLTHAVSAAGGQVITPPRPVLAGRPWTMSYLTDPWGTVIELMSHDYTEIFTNWPTETGAHP; translated from the coding sequence ATGTCCGTCAACCACGTCGGGATCACCGTTCCCGATATCGCAGCGGGAATCGACTGGTATCGCAAGGTGTTCGGATTCGAGTGCATCATGGGTCCACACACACTCGAACCCGGACCGGCCGGAGAGCTCCCACCGGGGCTGGACAGTCGATTCGGCCAGGCGCGCATGGCCGGTCTGCAGACAAGAAACGGGGTGGGGATCGAACTGTTCGAATTCATCGATCCCGTCACGGATCCACCATCTGACGTGGCCGTCGAATACACCCGGCGCGGCACCTGGCATCTGTGCCTCACGGTTCCCGACGTGGACAAGCTGACGCACGCCGTCTCCGCGGCCGGCGGACAGGTCATTACCCCGCCACGCCCCGTCCTGGCAGGCCGACCATGGACCATGTCCTACCTCACCGACCCATGGGGCACAGTCATCGAACTGATGAGCCACGACTACACCGAGATCTTCACCAATTGGCCTACCGAAACAGGAGCGCACCCGTGA
- a CDS encoding CGNR zinc finger domain-containing protein, producing MAEDPRAAFRLDNAVLAFRFTATVFDRAGAASERLTDPGRLGLWLQANGLRFSDASLTEADLAAATELRESIHRAGAQVAGGGRIAPDAIRTLNAFSRNGNAHRLLENGEATWRGECVADALSIIAADAIETLGGPDRDRVKACSDEQCHGLYLDTSRADNRRWCNMNTCGNRAKKAAMSRRG from the coding sequence ATGGCAGAGGATCCTCGCGCGGCGTTCCGGCTGGACAACGCGGTGCTGGCGTTCCGCTTCACCGCGACGGTTTTCGACCGCGCCGGGGCGGCAAGCGAGCGGCTCACCGACCCGGGGCGGTTGGGGCTGTGGTTACAGGCCAACGGATTGAGGTTCTCGGACGCGTCGTTGACCGAAGCCGATCTGGCCGCCGCCACGGAGCTGCGCGAGAGCATCCACCGTGCGGGTGCGCAGGTCGCGGGCGGCGGCAGGATCGCACCGGACGCGATCCGGACGTTGAATGCCTTCTCCCGAAATGGAAATGCACACCGGCTGTTGGAGAACGGCGAGGCAACCTGGCGGGGCGAGTGTGTCGCGGACGCACTGTCGATCATCGCCGCCGATGCCATTGAGACACTGGGTGGGCCCGATCGCGATCGGGTGAAGGCTTGCTCGGATGAGCAGTGCCATGGCCTCTACCTCGACACCAGCCGCGCCGACAACCGGCGCTGGTGCAACATGAACACCTGCGGAAACCGCGCCAAAAAGGCTGCCATGAGCCGCCGGGGTTAG
- a CDS encoding GTP-binding protein: MTTAQLLPVTVLSGFLGAGKTTLLNHILANTEGRRVAVIVNDMSEVNIDAALVAGTGHLDRTEERLVELTNGCICCTLREDLIEAVGNLARQNRFDQLVIESTGISEPMPVAASFTWEFEDGTSLGQVAKLDTMVTVVDASTFLPELARGEALADRDMAAADGDARSIADLLTDQVEFADVLILNKVDLVNERTLGMVETLLRRLNPTATIVRSTGGSVDLDLVLQTGLFDPELAAQTPGWDEEIADGHTPETEEYGISSMTFRSDRPFHPQRLNAALEALQGLLRSKGFCWIASRPDIAAIWSQAGPNLTIEPAQFWGNTEVTPGQEIVFIGVRLDRPRVQHLLESAVLTDDELAGGPETWHSFPDPLPTWGVMHAH, from the coding sequence GTGACTACAGCCCAGCTCTTACCCGTAACCGTGCTCTCCGGATTTCTCGGAGCCGGAAAAACCACCCTGCTCAACCACATCCTTGCCAACACCGAGGGACGCCGCGTCGCGGTGATCGTCAACGATATGAGCGAGGTGAACATCGACGCCGCCCTCGTTGCGGGCACCGGACATCTGGACCGCACCGAGGAGCGGCTCGTCGAACTCACCAACGGCTGCATCTGCTGCACGCTGCGTGAGGATCTGATCGAAGCCGTCGGAAACCTGGCCCGACAGAACCGATTCGACCAGCTCGTCATCGAATCGACGGGCATCTCCGAACCCATGCCGGTGGCCGCCTCGTTCACCTGGGAATTCGAGGACGGAACCAGTCTCGGGCAGGTCGCCAAGCTCGACACCATGGTGACGGTTGTCGATGCTTCCACCTTCCTGCCCGAGCTGGCACGTGGCGAGGCCCTGGCCGACCGCGATATGGCCGCCGCCGACGGGGACGCGCGGTCCATCGCCGACCTACTCACCGATCAGGTGGAGTTCGCCGACGTTCTGATCCTCAACAAGGTGGACCTGGTGAACGAACGGACCCTGGGAATGGTGGAAACCCTGCTGCGCCGCCTCAATCCCACAGCGACGATCGTGCGCTCCACCGGCGGCTCCGTCGACCTCGATCTCGTGCTACAGACGGGATTGTTCGACCCCGAGCTGGCCGCCCAGACACCGGGCTGGGACGAGGAGATCGCCGACGGGCACACACCCGAAACCGAGGAATACGGCATCAGCAGCATGACGTTCCGCTCGGACCGGCCGTTTCATCCCCAACGCCTCAACGCAGCACTGGAAGCGCTGCAAGGACTGTTGCGCAGCAAGGGATTCTGCTGGATCGCCAGCCGCCCGGACATCGCCGCGATCTGGTCGCAGGCGGGACCGAACCTGACGATCGAACCCGCCCAATTCTGGGGCAACACCGAAGTCACGCCGGGGCAGGAGATTGTCTTCATCGGTGTGCGGCTGGACCGGCCGCGTGTGCAGCATCTCTTGGAATCCGCGGTGCTCACCGACGATGAGCTCGCCGGCGGCCCCGAGACGTGGCACAGCTTCCCCGATCCCCTGCCGACCTGGGGTGTCATGCACGCCCACTAA
- a CDS encoding dihydrodipicolinate synthase family protein, translating into MTSTPLFHGIIAYPVTPFFPDDTVDTDRLAELVSRLVEDGVHAIAPLGSTGESAYLEEREFDAVVDTTVAAVNKRVPVIVGASDLTTANTIRRARHAQQAGADAVMVLPVSYWKLSDREIAQHYASVAAAIDIPVMAYNNPATSGVDMKPELLVSMFRDIDNFTMVKESTGDLNRMLGIQRLSDGQLPFYNGSNPLVLDALNAGASGWCTAAPCLAPQPCLDLYEAVRAGHHEDAASIYKGLKPLLQFIVAGGLPTTVKAGLELQGRAVGDPRRPLLPLDSEGRETLKGILASTP; encoded by the coding sequence ATGACATCCACGCCACTGTTTCACGGAATCATCGCCTACCCCGTCACCCCCTTCTTTCCCGATGACACCGTGGACACCGATCGGCTCGCCGAACTGGTGTCCCGGCTCGTCGAGGACGGGGTTCACGCCATCGCGCCATTGGGCAGCACCGGCGAATCCGCCTATCTCGAGGAGCGCGAATTCGACGCCGTGGTCGACACCACCGTCGCGGCCGTCAACAAGAGGGTGCCCGTCATTGTCGGGGCCTCGGATCTGACCACCGCCAACACCATTCGGCGGGCCCGGCACGCCCAGCAGGCCGGGGCCGATGCGGTGATGGTGCTACCGGTCTCGTACTGGAAGCTGAGCGACCGCGAGATCGCACAGCACTACGCCTCGGTGGCGGCGGCCATTGACATTCCGGTGATGGCCTACAACAACCCCGCCACCAGCGGCGTGGATATGAAGCCCGAGCTCTTGGTCTCGATGTTCCGCGATATCGACAACTTCACCATGGTCAAGGAGTCGACAGGAGACCTGAACCGGATGCTCGGCATCCAACGCCTCAGCGATGGACAGCTGCCCTTCTACAACGGCAGCAACCCACTGGTGCTCGATGCACTCAACGCGGGCGCGTCCGGATGGTGCACCGCGGCACCGTGTTTGGCGCCGCAGCCGTGTCTGGATCTCTACGAGGCGGTGCGTGCCGGGCACCATGAGGATGCCGCATCGATCTATAAGGGACTCAAGCCGCTGCTGCAGTTCATCGTCGCGGGCGGGTTGCCGACAACCGTCAAAGCCGGACTGGAACTGCAGGGGCGCGCCGTCGGTGATCCGAGACGCCCGCTGCTCCCGCTGGATTCCGAGGGTCGCGAGACGTTGAAGGGCATCCTGGCGTCCACCCCTTAA
- a CDS encoding aldolase — translation MATTLQDTKSALMNRAERSMETHFSDSEWTTRQKVALTCRALFDRGHDSGLAGQITARAEEPGTFYTQRLGLGFDEITEENLLLVDEDLNVLEGSGMANPANRFHSWIYRARPDVQCIVHTHPFHVAALSMLETPLVVSQMDIAPLYDDCAFLPDWPGVPVGNEEGEIISAALGDKKAILLAHHGHVVAGASVEESCSLAVLIERGAKLQLAAMAAGTIAPLPDRLAREAHDWTLTPRRSIANFAYYARTALANHPATLRKTA, via the coding sequence ATGGCCACCACACTTCAGGACACCAAATCAGCTCTGATGAATCGAGCCGAGCGCAGCATGGAGACGCACTTCTCCGACTCGGAATGGACCACACGACAGAAGGTCGCACTCACCTGCCGCGCACTGTTCGACCGCGGACATGATTCTGGCCTCGCCGGACAGATCACCGCGCGCGCCGAGGAACCCGGCACCTTCTACACCCAACGACTCGGACTCGGATTCGACGAGATCACCGAGGAGAACCTGCTACTGGTTGACGAAGACCTCAACGTTCTCGAGGGATCCGGAATGGCCAACCCCGCCAACCGCTTCCATAGCTGGATCTACCGGGCCCGCCCCGACGTGCAGTGCATCGTGCACACCCACCCGTTCCACGTCGCGGCGCTGTCCATGCTGGAGACGCCGCTCGTGGTGTCGCAGATGGATATCGCCCCACTGTATGACGACTGCGCCTTCCTGCCCGACTGGCCGGGTGTGCCCGTCGGAAACGAAGAGGGCGAGATCATCTCGGCCGCACTGGGAGACAAGAAGGCGATACTGCTCGCCCACCACGGCCATGTCGTCGCCGGCGCCTCCGTCGAAGAATCCTGCTCGCTGGCGGTGCTGATCGAGAGGGGCGCCAAGCTGCAACTCGCCGCCATGGCAGCGGGAACCATCGCCCCTCTACCCGACCGGCTGGCCCGCGAGGCCCACGACTGGACGCTCACCCCCCGGCGCAGCATTGCCAACTTCGCCTACTACGCCCGCACCGCACTCGCCAATCACCCTGCGACCCTGAGGAAGACCGCATGA
- a CDS encoding helix-turn-helix domain-containing protein has translation MTSLVRALRRERGLTLEELGNRTGLTKSYLSKVEREHSTPSVSVAIRIAQALEVDVSRLFTNDAHESRVVVDRGADEWDDSKFHALSTEMLGKIMTPFLASPSTEFAEHRSSHEGQEFVFVHRGSIELQCEDVSYVLDEGDSAYLDATRTHRIRRVSKTQALVVIVAAT, from the coding sequence ATGACATCGCTGGTTCGTGCGCTGCGCCGGGAACGCGGCCTGACCTTGGAAGAGCTGGGCAACCGCACCGGCCTGACCAAGAGCTACCTATCGAAGGTCGAGCGAGAACACAGCACGCCATCGGTATCCGTGGCGATACGCATTGCTCAGGCGCTTGAGGTCGACGTCAGTCGGCTGTTCACCAATGACGCCCATGAGTCCCGGGTGGTGGTGGACCGCGGCGCCGATGAATGGGATGACAGCAAGTTCCACGCGCTGAGCACCGAGATGCTCGGCAAGATCATGACACCGTTCCTGGCCAGCCCCTCCACGGAGTTCGCCGAACACAGGTCTTCCCACGAGGGCCAGGAGTTCGTGTTCGTGCACCGCGGGTCGATCGAGTTGCAATGCGAGGACGTCAGCTATGTCCTCGACGAAGGGGACAGCGCCTACCTTGACGCCACCCGTACCCACCGGATTCGCCGCGTATCCAAGACGCAGGCGTTGGTGGTCATCGTCGCCGCAACCTAG
- the pgi gene encoding glucose-6-phosphate isomerase, whose amino-acid sequence MTLAAAWQALETHHKQIASTHLREFFADDPTRGSDLTVTVGDLYIDYSKHRLTRETLSLLVDLAKAADLEGRRDAMFAGAHINTSEDRAVLHTALRLPRDAQLVVDGQDVVADVHQVLDAMGDFTDRVRSGEWAGATGQRITAVVNIGIGGSDLGPVMVYQALRHYADAGISAHFVSNVDPADLVATLADLDPATTLFIVASKTFSTLETLTNATAARRWLVDALGEDAVSKHFVAVSTNAKLVSEFGIDTANMFGFWDWVGGRYSVDSAIGLSVMAVIGREAFGEFLAGFHTVDEHFRTAPLAENAPALLGLIGLWYSNFFGAQSRGVLPYSNDLARFAAYLQQLTMESNGKSVKADGAPVTVDTGDIYWGEPGTNGQHAFYQLLHQGTRLIPADFIGFSEPTDDLPTADGTGSMHDLLMSNFFAQTQVLAFGKTAEEIAAEGTAPNVVPHKVMPGNRPSTTILANKLTPSTVGQLIALYEHEVFTAGTVWGIDSFDQWGVELGKKQAIALLPVITDDASPAQQTDSSTDALVRYYREARGRTR is encoded by the coding sequence ATGACACTCGCAGCGGCGTGGCAGGCACTGGAAACTCATCACAAGCAGATCGCCTCCACTCACCTTCGAGAGTTCTTCGCCGACGACCCGACCCGGGGAAGCGACCTGACCGTGACGGTCGGTGACCTGTACATCGATTACAGCAAGCACCGCCTGACTCGCGAAACCCTGTCGCTGTTAGTCGATTTGGCCAAAGCGGCCGACCTCGAGGGACGCCGCGATGCGATGTTCGCCGGTGCGCATATCAACACTTCCGAGGACCGCGCTGTCCTGCACACGGCGCTGCGCCTGCCCCGCGACGCGCAGCTGGTGGTCGACGGACAGGACGTTGTCGCCGATGTGCACCAGGTGCTCGATGCCATGGGCGACTTCACCGACCGGGTACGCAGCGGCGAATGGGCCGGCGCCACCGGGCAGCGCATCACCGCCGTCGTCAACATCGGGATCGGCGGGTCGGACCTGGGGCCGGTGATGGTCTACCAGGCACTGCGTCACTATGCCGATGCCGGAATCTCGGCACACTTCGTCTCCAATGTGGACCCTGCGGATCTGGTGGCCACACTCGCCGACCTGGACCCGGCGACAACGCTGTTCATCGTCGCCTCGAAAACATTCTCGACACTGGAGACACTCACCAACGCGACGGCGGCACGGCGTTGGCTCGTGGACGCACTCGGTGAGGATGCCGTCTCCAAGCACTTCGTGGCCGTCTCCACCAATGCGAAGCTGGTGTCGGAGTTCGGAATCGACACCGCGAACATGTTCGGCTTCTGGGACTGGGTCGGCGGTCGTTATTCGGTGGACTCGGCGATCGGTCTCTCCGTCATGGCGGTGATCGGACGTGAGGCATTCGGTGAATTCCTGGCCGGGTTCCACACCGTCGACGAGCACTTCCGCACCGCGCCCCTGGCGGAGAATGCGCCGGCGCTGCTGGGCCTCATCGGTCTGTGGTACTCGAATTTCTTTGGCGCACAGTCACGTGGGGTGCTTCCCTACTCGAACGACCTGGCACGCTTCGCGGCGTACCTGCAGCAGCTGACCATGGAATCCAATGGCAAGTCGGTGAAGGCCGATGGCGCGCCCGTGACCGTGGACACCGGCGACATCTATTGGGGCGAGCCCGGAACCAACGGTCAACACGCCTTCTATCAACTGCTGCATCAGGGCACCCGGTTGATTCCGGCCGACTTCATCGGCTTCAGCGAGCCCACCGACGATCTGCCCACCGCCGACGGCACGGGCAGCATGCACGACCTGCTGATGAGCAACTTCTTCGCACAGACGCAGGTACTGGCCTTCGGCAAGACCGCCGAGGAGATCGCCGCCGAAGGCACCGCGCCGAATGTCGTACCGCACAAGGTGATGCCCGGAAACCGTCCCAGCACCACCATTCTCGCCAACAAACTGACCCCCTCGACGGTAGGACAGCTGATCGCGCTCTACGAGCACGAGGTGTTCACCGCGGGCACGGTCTGGGGTATCGACTCCTTCGACCAGTGGGGGGTGGAGCTGGGCAAGAAGCAGGCCATCGCCCTGCTACCGGTCATCACCGACGACGCGTCCCCGGCACAGCAGACCGACAGCTCCACCGACGCGCTGGTGCGTTACTACCGTGAGGCGCGGGGCCGCACGCGCTAG
- a CDS encoding chorismate mutase yields the protein MTTQMTENAANNAAEPAPDIDELRKEIDRLDAEILAAIKRRTEVSREIGKARMASGGPRLVHSREMKVLERFSELGQEGHTLAMLLLRLGRGRLGH from the coding sequence ATGACTACTCAAATGACCGAGAACGCCGCCAACAACGCTGCCGAGCCCGCACCGGACATCGATGAGCTGCGCAAGGAGATCGACCGGCTCGACGCGGAGATCCTCGCCGCGATCAAGCGCCGCACCGAGGTCTCCCGCGAAATCGGCAAGGCCCGGATGGCCTCGGGTGGCCCGCGCCTTGTGCACAGCCGCGAAATGAAGGTTCTCGAGCGCTTCAGCGAACTGGGCCAGGAAGGCCATACCCTGGCCATGCTGCTGCTGCGCCTGGGCCGCGGCAGATTGGGACACTGA